The DNA segment TCGTGTTAGCAAATTGGTGGAATTTCTTCAGCTAAACGAGAGAGTTCGCCGTGATTAACTGCAACCAACCACCCAGTGAAGAGAGTCCGcggtcatcatcatcatgttcCCGTGGTTCGATATTCGGTCGATCAATTTGATCAACTTTCTGTTCGCCAACCTCATCGTGACGGTCGTGGTGCTCGGTGGACTGTTGGCAACGATcgaaaagcatctgcccacCGCCATCCGGCAGACGTTCCGGTATGGCAAGCATGCGCTGAAGGGGTCGCCGGACCGATTGGTGTCCCTGCTGGAGGTCCCGAAGGCGTGGTTCAAACATTTTTACGTCTTTGCTGCCCTCTGGTCGGTGGCCGGATTTGCCGTCATGATGGAGACCTACCTCACTGGCCAGCCAGCGCGGGACTACGTAATCGCCTTCCTCGACACGATGGCAACCAACAAGCGCATGGTGCGCACCACGCCTACCGAGACGATGGTTGCCATGACGCTGATCACGCTGCAGTGCTTGCGCCGGTTCTACGAGACCTGGTTCGTGCAGGTGTTCTCGAGCAAGCTGAAAATCAACCTGTCCGCGTACCTCGTCGGGTACATCCATTACTTCGGTACGATCGTGGCGATCCTAGCGCAGGCGGAGGGTTTCACCCGCGCCGGCCCCGTCTCGCTGCCCACCAACGGATATAGGTTCGAGCCCAGCGTCCGATTGGCCCTGTGCGTTGGCGTGTTTTGCTACGCCTGGTACCACCAGTACCTGTCGAACGTGATCCTGGCCAACCTGCGCAAGGACAAGGCGGGCAAAGTGGTGAGCCAGAAGCACAGCCTGCCGACCGGCGACTACTTTGAGGCCGTATCCTCGCCCCACATGTTCTTCGAGATCGTGATGTACGTCGTGCTGTTCTGTGTGCTGCACCGGAACAGTACGATGGTGTACGTGCTGCTGTGGGTCCTTTCGAATCAGCTGATGAACTCGTGGCTCACCCACCAGTGGTACgtggaaaactttcccaacTACCCGAAGCAAAGGAAAGCGCTCGTACCGTTCGTTCTGTGAGACCAATGGACGGGAGGGTGGGGACAATGTCATTCCGGGTGTTGGGTATTTTTCGActtaggaaaaaaaacgggtACAATCTAAATCGTTTCTGTTTGGTGCTAACCTTAATTGTAAGATCTTTACTGGTACTTTCACACTTttataaagtgaaataaaaccgTTAATATGTCTCCTCTTCTAATTTTGTTCTGTTATGAAAAGGTTCGTGGAAagaaaagcacactcacttcCGAAATACAAATCGATGAAATTTATGAAGAAAATTTTGTCCATTCGATCAATCGCCTCTATACCATTGTGCTCGATGTTTCATcgaacaaaccaccaggggGAGCTACTTTATTCCAAGAAATTTCGGCCTGCATCAATTGCGATTAGATGTGTTGTGCTTAGCGGTGCGCTcgtgaaaacgatccaaattCCTGGTGGTTTGCAAACGAATCTCGTGCAGAAAACAGCACCCGTCCAACGACTACATCCTCCACCAACCGTGCGTGCTGTTAGTTGGTCGAAAATCGAACCGCGAAAACGGTGAAAAGTGTGTTGTGATAAGAGCGTGAAGGAAGCAGCGCGATGGTTTGGGGGTTTGTTACTTGCGGCCCGAACGAGGCCTTGGTAGTATCAGGTACgggaaaagagagagggagagtgtgtgtgtgcgtgtgagagagcgagcgagcgagagaacaTAAACGCTTCATCCCTTTAATTTCATCCATCCCTCCCACCAAATCTAATGCGTCTTGTGTGTGGCGTCAAAAAGACGGGCATCACAGCCCCATCCCAGCGACGACAGATATGGGCGGTAGCGAAAAAGAGAAGGAAGGATTGCTGATCTGTGTTGTGTATTGGTGCGAAGAGCAATGCAAAGAGTGACATCATTCTGCAAAACTACAAAACCGGCGCTTCTGTTTGGGATGGAGAATTCCCACCCTGGGCGGGATTGATGGCAAATAGTTCTAGAGCTGTCGACAACATAGGAAATGGACACCACAGTACACAGCTAGAACCGTGTCAAGCTTTAATGCATACAAGTGTGAGCAAACAAAATCGTCCAACcatttttagcatttttatGGCCTCCGAGCACACGCTTGTGGACGAATTTTTAATCTCAACTTGCACCCCCAGGCTACTGCGAACTcagatgaaaaagaaaagccccTGCCTGCGTGTACTGCATACAGAGGAAAATCGAtactgtaaaacaaaaaggacCAGAGCAGTAGGCCTTCATTCATTTCACACTGTCTGTCCTACCGCTCTTGTTTgtcctcccgtttttttttacattttttttcttcttcattaaAGCATAGAGTTAAAGCATGCAATAAACatcacagcacaacacacagacacggaTGGGAGggatatataaatatacatttCTCCGCAAGCGCGCTTGTTGGCCGCCGCGCAAACGCTTTCACCGGGGCAAAAGGCTTGACGGCTTGTTTGGGGTTTGGGGCAAAAGGCTGGAAAACCGTCGCCGCGCGTTTGTGCTAGTGGTTGCGTGTAgatgtatgagtgtgtgtgagtgtgtctctATTATCTATAGGTGTCCTGAAAGTGTCACGAGGATGTATCGATTTTTGCCCCATCCTTTCCATGTTCCGGTGTGAGTGAGTGGTTTGAAGCCATCCGtggctttttcttttatttttctccgCGCGTCCACCGGTGCGCCACCGGTTCCCAGCCTACTTCGCCGCTATGCTTGTGCTTTCTGGGGTTTTCCGGGGAGCGGAACATCTAGGCCAacaagtttgttttttggaaATGGTTTGCATGTGTTGGCACGGTTAACTATAAGTAAATATTACCTCCAAGAAACGCATCGAGCCAAACTTTGGTGCAGTAATTAACTtggcaagcaaaacaatcaacaacgTTCGCTGTATTGGAATGGTTTTGCGCTAACATCGACcactcgaaaaaaaaaaacgaatgtttGCTCTGGAAGagaaaatgtgtttatttttagaatAACGATGGTAAACTATCGCTTGTGCAACATGAAACGGACCGTTATGTTATATACAAGCGTAATACATTGAGCGTCGTTTCCTCGCCATGCTCCTTACATCCTTACCCACGCAGCTCAGCAGGCTGTTGCTTCCGGCCGCGTTACTAGGTTAATtaaattgtgtgttttttgttggtttttctgTCACCGCCTTCTACTTTCAGGATGTTGCCACATGAAGCCACTGTTGGTTCCTGGCGGTCGGGCATTCGTTTGGCCTTCGATTCAACAAGTGCAAAGGTAATAAACTCTTGCCAATAGGCAAATCGGTAGCGAACGTAAACAAACTCCCGACTGGCCCTCGAATGAATTATGTTCCAAAGGGAGGGGGGCAGTAGATATAGACGAATGCAATAGATAGCTTATCTTTCGAATTGTTTTGAACTAACGTTTGATTCGACACTTCCCCACTTGTGGCAGAATCTCGCTCAACACCATGACGCTGCAGGTGGAAAGCCCGACCGTGTACACCAGCCAGGGCGTGCCAATCTCCGTCACCGGCATCGCGCAGGTAAAGATCCAGGGCCAGAACGAGGACATGCTGCTGACGGCGTGCGAACAGTTCCTCGGCAAATCGGAAGCCGAAATCCAGCACATCGCCCTGGTGACGCTCGAAGGCCACCAGCGTGCCATCATGGGCTCGATGACGGTCGAGGAGATCTACAAGGATCGCAAGAAGTTCTCGAAACAGGTGTTCGAGGTCGCTTCGTCCGACCTGGTCAACATGGGCATTACCGTCGTGTCCTACACGCTGAAGGATATCCGCGATGAGGAGGTAAGCAGAAACCACCGGGCAGACCACTGCCCCAGCGTCGTCCACGCGGCCGTGTCGGCATGGCTTGACTTCGTCCCTTTGTTGGCCATGTGCTCCGAAGAAGCCACAACGGGAATCCGCTCCTCTATCACAGTTTACCGCTACCCATATCTACCCAGCAAGGGGACACACATTGCCATCAAACAAAAGCGGTCCGTCCCGTTCCAACGCAATTCATGCGACTCAAAGTTCGCCGAAGAAGAGTTCTATTTTCATCTTCTTTATCTATCCACACCATCCACCTACCGCTAACTGTCCCAATGTTCTGTTTCATGTTCTCTATTCACTTTCAAATGTTTTCCTccttctctctcacacacacacatatatacctTTAATTCACCTTCTTTACTACTGTCTTATCTATATCTACTTTACTCTACTTCATATTCGCCTCTGTAACTAGGACCCTTTTCCCCCTcaaatcaccaccaccgcgtaCCCCGTAGTTTGTAGGAGCGTATGAGCTATAAGTTAAAAGTTAAATTAGTATTTGAATCGGCAACGATTTTTCCTTTAACGAGCTTGAACGGTTCCACACGGTGTGCAGATTGCCTTATGCCCATCGGAACGTAAGCTCAATTGCAGTTTGAACAGATTCGAACATCTTATTACATCCACTGGAAGGAGCTTTAGTTTTGATATTTTGTATcttattttatacttttttcaTAATATGTATCAAGTTCAACGGGACAAATGGGGTAAGAAGTTTCAaaatttttctatttttttcatgaattggCTTAAATTGTCCTTTTCCCGGTATGCGATGAAGCTGAAAATGCTTTATCCTTTCGAAAGCCCCCACAAAAGAGTGTTCgtttatggtttgtttttttcttttatttttatatttcctCTCAAAATTGTTTCAAGTTCAACGGGTCAAATAGGGTAAGAACTTCTTATTATTTTACAACGATAATTGGTTTACTCTGTATAACAATTGATGTAGCAGTATCAGACGGGCTTATACAATGCGAATGATGTAGAACTAAGCAACAAAATTGCGCTGCATGTAGGATTAACGAACAAGGATTAACGTTAATTATAAAAGATGTAAACTAATTCTACAATCAATCTGGGCATAACTCAAGCTGCGCATCGTGTAAGGAACTAACGATCTCTCTTAAACCTCTGCCAGAGTTGGGCTTCATATTCCTATTTCTTTACATCAAAAAAAATCTAACCCTAGTACGCATTTACGGTTAAGCTAAAGAGAATAAGTTTTATGCTTTCTGCTTACATATACAATTCATTAGAATATTGTAACTTCTTTGCCATTCTTCCTTTCACACAACACCagctactattactactactattactactactattactactctACCATCCTGCGAACCTCAATCGTCAACAGTAGGCCATTTCTCCTACTTCCCCTACTTCCCCACTGTCGATGAAatgatcagcagcagcaatcgacCCCCGTTCTCGTCCTTTTAGTAGCCGTCGATGGCTGCTCTTTCaccttctctctgtctctatctctatctatttctctccatctctctccaTCCATCTGTCTATCTCTGCTCTGCGCTAGCGCTATTACGCCAGCAGGCGTGTTGGTCTCTTGCCGTATCCTCCTTTTCATTggttctctcttttttcttttcttcttttgtctTTTTTCGTGTACCTCTCTTTAACCCGCTAACGAATAAAATAACAATGTGTTTTGATAATGTAAGGGTGCTAAGGTATGTTAATTCAACTCTCGActccatttgttttgttattgttttgttttcttctccagAACAAGAACcacctcttttttttctattttatttttctcaccATTAATGATTTTCCACTCAGACATTCACCATGTGtatatcgttttgttttactgtcGATCGCCCACATTACCGGTCActacactactactactactaccactaggGCCTAGGGCTAGGCTAGTGCTAGCCAACAACACAAAGCTATACACTTATTTGTACACATTTTACTTCACTAACTTACTTCATCCCACTCCAGCGAGGGAgtggaggaagaaaaacaagctCCCTCTGTTGTAACAAGCTTTtggggaaaacacacacatgcacatactCTAGTTTGAACATAACTACATTTCTTACATTACAATTTAAACACCTTTTAGTCGATAGGTGGTCGACACCTCACACTGAACAATAGAATTgattttaacacacacacacgcacataaaaCGGTTCGATTCGAAAATTCCTCCCATGCCACAAACCGTAGTAGAGTTTGAACATTTGTGCTGTATTATTTATGATTTCTTGTGTATATTTTTCGAACATATTCGCGTGCCTacctttattttttaatttttatgtaaatattGTAAAGCTGCGAAAGTATCAGATGCCTCATCAGTTTGTTCTACGCCAAAGTAgaatacaattaaaaaaaaagtgaatgtAAATGAGTTAGTAAAATGCTCATTGTTCGGGCTTACACGAATTGTGACTGCAGCTTTGTTAAATAGTGAAGATTCGAGTTTTTTGCTCAATTAACCAACCAAAAGTCCAAtgattgtgttttgctttcatgcCGCAAAATGCTTCGTTTACCCTAgaatgtattattattattattattattattattattactattaatCTTATTATTGTTGAGGtctaatttatcatttttgccATCAGCTTATCGGCAAGCTTTCTCTTAAATTTAGTCCAAAAGACACTCCGGAACTAATATCGGTAACCCACAGCATGACTTTATGGTTCCTCAAAAAAGGATTGCGGCCGCCAAGATACGAACCATTTCCCCCCTCCCGCCCAAATGCATTGCTGCTTACACATTTGAATAATCCCTTGCTCAAAGCTTACCGTCACGTACCCGCTACTCGAATACTCGCTTTTCCTTAACAATCTccatagtgtgtgtgtgtggtttggttGATAAATagagtaaacaaacaaacgattttCCCACAACGTGCTcttactgtgtgtgtatgtttttttttaattctttcgCGTATCCCTGATTGTGTGAATTGCtgtacgtacgtacgtatgtatgtgtatgtgtgtaagagcgtgtgtgtgtgtgtgtgtgtttgaatatttaatttctcactgtttgttttgtaagtATTATTTCTTTGTCTAGAGGAATATTATAGTGCGCAAATGTGTTACTTTTAGCCTTTTCCTCACATTGTACATCCACTCTTATATGGTGCCTGTCGCGGCAAGAAGTAGCGTTGAAAACTGAGATTTAGACTAACCGCACTTTGGAACTGCGTGTCCCTTCTTTCCGTTTCTTTacccttttttaaaacaaaaagggataCCTGAAAAGCCTCGGTATGGCCCGTACGGCGGAAGTGAAGCGTGACGCACGGATCGGCGAGGCGGAGGCCCGGTGCGATGCGACGATCAAGGAAGCGATTGCCGAGGAGCAACGGATGGCGGCCCGCTTCCTGAACGACACCGAGATCGCGAAGGCCCAGCGTGACTTCGAGCTGAAGAAGGCCGTGTACGATGTGGAGGTGCAGACGAAGAAGGCCGAGGCGGAGATGGCGTACGAGCTGCAGGCGGCCAAGACGAAGCAGCGCATCAAGGAGGAGCAGATGCAGATTAAGGTGGTCGAGCGTACGCAGGAAATTGCGGTCCAGGAGCAGGAAATGCAGCGCCGCGAGCGCGAGCTGGAGGCCACCATCCGCCGGCCGGCCGAGGCCGAGAAGTACAAGCTGGAAAAGCTGGCCGAAGCGAACAAGCTGCGCGTCATCCTGGAGGCGGAAGCAGAAGCGGAAGCGGTTAGTATATGATACGGTAGCGGTTGTTGTGGCCAATTACAAATTTGTGCGCACGCTTTTGCTTGCAGATAAAGGTACGCGGAGAGGCGGAAGCGTTTGCCATCGCTGCCAAATCGAAGGCCGAAGCGGAACAGATGGCCAAGAAGGCGGAAGCTTGGAGAGAGTACCGTGAGGCAGCCATGGTCGATATGCTGCTGGATACACTGCCAAAGGTTGGTACTGCGGTGGGGTTTGCTTCGTTTCAAAATGCTAATTCGCGCATTCCTCCCAATTCTTCCGGCAGGTTGCGGCAGAAGTGGCGGCACCACTGTCGCAGGCGAAGAAAATCACGATGGTATCGAGCGGCAACGGTGAGGTCGGTGCCGTGAAGCTGACCGGCGAGGTGCTACAGATCGTGAACAAAATCCCGGAGCTGGTCAAATCCATCACCGGGGTTGATATCTCGCGGGTAAATCAAAACCATAAGTACATCTAAAAAatacccaccaccaccaccaatccCCGAAACCggcacaacacaacatgcTTTCACACACTtccacatccacacacaaCAACTATCATTCACAACGAGATTACATTCTGCAACACAATAACAcgtctcatcatcatcatcaacttcATCATCAGTCATCATCAGATAGCAAACTGCTAGCGCGTCGGCAGTGTGGAAGCAATTGGCACCAAAGAGGCCCGTTTAGGTGTAAAATCCCCAATTTTCAGCAACCCGCTTCTATTCGGCTGATTTAGTTAGTTCGGAGTAAACGAAAAATTAAACGCATAAAAGGGACGATAGTGAAAATTGTAGAAGTATCGTACGCGGCATCAATAAGATAGAATGACTGCTGTAGTAGCAATCATTGTGGCAAAACGTATCCAAACCTTTCTAGGATAAATGATTAGTTTTTTTAGAAagtagaaagagaaaaaggcGCTCTAGGCGGCTCTAGGCGAATTAGTTgtatcatcattattattagaACTATTTAAATGCTTTAATTTCGGTAGCTGTTTCCGTTCTCCCACTAGTTCTTTACTTctttctattattttatttataaattctGTTATTGCAGGCAGTATTTGATCTACCGTCGACAGAGGTGGTAATGGAATTGCATCCAGAAGTGATAGTTTAAGCTATTTAACATGAAAATTCAATTGGGTTAGATTATTTTATGACAAATTATGTTAGGCTAGCTGTATTGTGTTATTTGCCTTTTTGATTCTCCTGTACACGATTCCATTTGCTAATCGTCAATGGGGGAACACAAGCCGAACCCTCCGAAACTAACACTACTGCTACGTTCAACATACTACTTATTCCTTCCCATCATACACGTTTACCTCCACTGCGCCAACATGACCAACGGACAccgtaacacacgcacacactcacacgatTTCCACCAGAGACACAACGACAACACTTTAGATATTGCTTGTGGTTCGCTCAAGGCTATCGGCACTACGACTGGTGGGGAAGGTTTTTTCGGAATCGCGTGAGTGTATTTcgattagtagtagtagtccGATTAGTAGTCCGTTTTCCTTAGAGCAGCTTCAGTTTGGACAGTCGTGTTTCGGCGGCAGTTCGATGTAGTACACACGAATAGTTTCATCTTAGAAGCAAGATCTTTCTGCGCGTTATCGTTTCTTTACATCGAAAGTCTGTCTCATGACATCATACCCTTCCCACATCATATCTCCTTAACACATCTACACACTCACCCTACATACATACCATTTTTCTCTTTCAAATACGCACTCATTGTTCGAAACTCGCTCCTgaattgtgattttttttaaagattgcTGCTTTCTGCCACCTGTTGATGCGATTTatgatttttctctctctttctctcgcaaAACCCTCCCCTAATAACAAACcccatttttattgttctaGTCCGTACACGCTGGTTAAATGAGCCCGAAAGGTTAcgataaaacagaaaacctGTGCAGGACTTGCGTCTTAGCATCCTCCCT comes from the Anopheles coluzzii chromosome 2, AcolN3, whole genome shotgun sequence genome and includes:
- the LOC120953893 gene encoding polyprenol reductase codes for the protein MFPWFDIRSINLINFLFANLIVTVVVLGGLLATIEKHLPTAIRQTFRYGKHALKGSPDRLVSLLEVPKAWFKHFYVFAALWSVAGFAVMMETYLTGQPARDYVIAFLDTMATNKRMVRTTPTETMVAMTLITLQCLRRFYETWFVQVFSSKLKINLSAYLVGYIHYFGTIVAILAQAEGFTRAGPVSLPTNGYRFEPSVRLALCVGVFCYAWYHQYLSNVILANLRKDKAGKVVSQKHSLPTGDYFEAVSSPHMFFEIVMYVVLFCVLHRNSTMVYVLLWVLSNQLMNSWLTHQWYVENFPNYPKQRKALVPFVL
- the LOC120953890 gene encoding flotillin-1 isoform X3, translated to MVWGFVTCGPNEALVVSGCCHMKPLLVPGGRAFVWPSIQQVQRISLNTMTLQVESPTVYTSQGVPISVTGIAQVKIQGQNEDMLLTACEQFLGKSEAEIQHIALVTLEGHQRAIMGSMTVEEIYKDRKKFSKQVFEVASSDLVNMGITVVSYTLKDIRDEEFNGTNGGYLKSLGMARTAEVKRDARIGEAEARCDATIKEAIAEEQRMAARFLNDTEIAKAQRDFELKKAVYDVEVQTKKAEAEMAYELQAAKTKQRIKEEQMQIKVVERTQEIAVQEQEMQRRERELEATIRRPAEAEKYKLEKLAEANKLRVILEAEAEAEAIKVRGEAEAFAIAAKSKAEAEQMAKKAEAWREYREAAMVDMLLDTLPKVAAEVAAPLSQAKKITMVSSGNGEVGAVKLTGEVLQIVNKIPELVKSITGVDISRSVHAG
- the LOC120953890 gene encoding flotillin-1 isoform X1, yielding MVWGFVTCGPNEALVVSGCCHMKPLLVPGGRAFVWPSIQQVQRISLNTMTLQVESPTVYTSQGVPISVTGIAQVKIQGQNEDMLLTACEQFLGKSEAEIQHIALVTLEGHQRAIMGSMTVEEIYKDRKKFSKQVFEVASSDLVNMGITVVSYTLKDIRDEEFNGTNGFNGSNRGYLKSLGMARTAEVKRDARIGEAEARCDATIKEAIAEEQRMAARFLNDTEIAKAQRDFELKKAVYDVEVQTKKAEAEMAYELQAAKTKQRIKEEQMQIKVVERTQEIAVQEQEMQRRERELEATIRRPAEAEKYKLEKLAEANKLRVILEAEAEAEAIKVRGEAEAFAIAAKSKAEAEQMAKKAEAWREYREAAMVDMLLDTLPKVAAEVAAPLSQAKKITMVSSGNGEVGAVKLTGEVLQIVNKIPELVKSITGVDISRSVHAG
- the LOC120953890 gene encoding flotillin-1 isoform X2; this encodes MVWGFVTCGPNEALVVSGCCHMKPLLVPGGRAFVWPSIQQVQRISLNTMTLQVESPTVYTSQGVPISVTGIAQVKIQGQNEDMLLTACEQFLGKSEAEIQHIALVTLEGHQRAIMGSMTVEEIYKDRKKFSKQVFEVASSDLVNMGITVVSYTLKDIRDEEFNGSNRGYLKSLGMARTAEVKRDARIGEAEARCDATIKEAIAEEQRMAARFLNDTEIAKAQRDFELKKAVYDVEVQTKKAEAEMAYELQAAKTKQRIKEEQMQIKVVERTQEIAVQEQEMQRRERELEATIRRPAEAEKYKLEKLAEANKLRVILEAEAEAEAIKVRGEAEAFAIAAKSKAEAEQMAKKAEAWREYREAAMVDMLLDTLPKVAAEVAAPLSQAKKITMVSSGNGEVGAVKLTGEVLQIVNKIPELVKSITGVDISRSVHAG
- the LOC120953890 gene encoding flotillin-1 isoform X4, which codes for MVWGFVTCGPNEALVVSGCCHMKPLLVPGGRAFVWPSIQQVQRISLNTMTLQVESPTVYTSQGVPISVTGIAQVKIQGQNEDMLLTACEQFLGKSEAEIQHIALVTLEGHQRAIMGSMTVEEIYKDRKKFSKQVFEVASSDLVNMGITVVSYTLKDIRDEEGYLKSLGMARTAEVKRDARIGEAEARCDATIKEAIAEEQRMAARFLNDTEIAKAQRDFELKKAVYDVEVQTKKAEAEMAYELQAAKTKQRIKEEQMQIKVVERTQEIAVQEQEMQRRERELEATIRRPAEAEKYKLEKLAEANKLRVILEAEAEAEAIKVRGEAEAFAIAAKSKAEAEQMAKKAEAWREYREAAMVDMLLDTLPKVAAEVAAPLSQAKKITMVSSGNGEVGAVKLTGEVLQIVNKIPELVKSITGVDISRSVHAG